A genomic region of Gemmatimonadota bacterium contains the following coding sequences:
- a CDS encoding S9 family peptidase, with the protein MRRIAAAVLFFVLATSAEAQKAQLGPMDIFNLEYATSPEISPDGQWVVYVRQYFDVMTDRRYSNLWIARSDGSDHRPLTAGKYTEGEPVWSPDGKRLAYISSREGSPQIYVRWMDNGQTSPITKVQEPPSGIAWSPDGAMISFFKLVPSPALVVGQQPPPPPGAQWAPPAKYTNRLVFRFDGVGEVPPGFSHLFVVPSEGGTARQLTSGDFHHGTSGFGGGTASWAPDGQAIVFQASRRADAERHLLETDLYEVTVADGRLRQLTDRMGPDGSAVVSPDGKLVAYLGFDDRKVGYQNTLLHLMNRDGSGKRVLSTKLDQSVGAAVWSADGKSLVVGYDEKGNSKVAVMLLDGSYRVVANNLGTGGSAYGGGSYSVARDGSVAFTTSTPSVPGDIAVVRPTQPVRTITSVNADVMADRRLGQVEELWWKSSKDGRPIQGWIIKPPDFDPAKKYPMILEIHGGPFANYGDRFDVEKQLMAAGGYVVLYTNPRGSTSYGEEFGNLIHHAYPGDDFFDLDSGVDAVIAKGYVDDKNLFVTGGSGGGVLTAWMIGRTNRFRAALAFYPVINWYSFALTADMSPLAVDNWFPGLPWDNLQNYESRSLLSVVKNVKTPTLIMTGEEDYRTPMSESEQYYKALKLLGVETVLVRVPGESHGIWGRPSHGMAKLTTMQGWFDQHRSQVP; encoded by the coding sequence ATGAGACGGATTGCAGCGGCAGTTCTATTTTTCGTTCTGGCGACCTCGGCCGAGGCCCAGAAGGCCCAACTCGGCCCGATGGACATCTTCAACCTCGAGTACGCGACGAGTCCGGAGATTTCCCCGGACGGCCAGTGGGTCGTGTATGTCCGCCAGTATTTCGATGTCATGACCGACCGGCGGTACTCGAATCTCTGGATTGCCCGGAGTGACGGGTCCGATCATCGGCCGCTGACGGCGGGCAAGTACACCGAGGGCGAGCCGGTGTGGTCGCCGGACGGGAAGCGGCTGGCCTACATCTCGAGTCGCGAGGGTTCTCCGCAGATTTACGTCCGCTGGATGGACAACGGACAAACCTCTCCGATCACCAAGGTGCAGGAGCCGCCGTCCGGGATTGCCTGGTCACCGGATGGGGCGATGATTTCGTTCTTCAAGTTGGTGCCGAGCCCGGCCCTGGTGGTGGGCCAGCAGCCGCCTCCGCCGCCCGGAGCGCAATGGGCCCCGCCAGCCAAGTACACCAACCGGCTGGTGTTCCGGTTCGACGGCGTCGGCGAGGTGCCGCCCGGGTTCTCGCACCTGTTCGTGGTGCCGTCCGAAGGTGGCACCGCCCGCCAGTTGACCAGCGGCGATTTTCATCATGGGACGAGTGGCTTCGGAGGTGGCACGGCGTCATGGGCTCCGGACGGTCAGGCGATCGTATTCCAGGCGAGTCGCCGGGCCGACGCCGAGCGGCATTTGTTGGAGACTGATCTCTATGAGGTCACCGTGGCCGACGGGCGGCTTCGGCAGTTGACCGACCGGATGGGGCCGGATGGCTCGGCGGTGGTCTCGCCCGACGGGAAGTTGGTGGCGTATCTCGGATTCGACGACCGAAAAGTCGGCTACCAGAACACTTTGCTCCATTTGATGAATCGGGACGGCAGTGGGAAACGGGTCCTCTCGACCAAACTCGATCAGAGCGTTGGGGCGGCGGTTTGGTCGGCAGACGGCAAGAGTCTCGTCGTGGGCTACGACGAAAAGGGCAACAGCAAGGTGGCCGTCATGCTGCTCGACGGGAGCTACCGAGTGGTGGCCAACAATCTTGGGACCGGTGGCAGCGCGTACGGCGGTGGCTCGTACTCAGTGGCCAGGGACGGTAGCGTGGCGTTTACCACCAGTACTCCGTCGGTGCCGGGCGACATTGCCGTCGTCAGGCCGACTCAGCCGGTGCGGACGATCACGTCGGTCAATGCCGATGTCATGGCCGACCGGCGGCTTGGGCAGGTTGAGGAGCTCTGGTGGAAGTCGTCCAAGGATGGCCGGCCGATTCAGGGGTGGATCATCAAGCCCCCGGATTTCGATCCGGCCAAGAAGTACCCGATGATCCTGGAGATTCACGGCGGTCCGTTCGCGAACTACGGCGACCGATTCGACGTTGAAAAGCAGCTGATGGCGGCCGGCGGCTACGTGGTGTTGTACACCAACCCACGGGGCAGCACGAGCTATGGCGAAGAGTTCGGTAACCTGATTCACCATGCCTATCCGGGCGATGATTTCTTCGATCTCGACTCCGGGGTCGACGCGGTGATTGCCAAGGGATACGTCGACGACAAGAACCTGTTCGTAACCGGCGGGAGCGGTGGCGGGGTGCTGACGGCCTGGATGATCGGGCGGACCAACCGGTTCCGGGCGGCGTTGGCGTTCTATCCGGTGATCAACTGGTACTCGTTTGCCTTGACGGCCGATATGTCGCCGCTGGCCGTCGACAATTGGTTTCCGGGTCTGCCGTGGGACAATCTTCAGAATTATGAGTCGCGCTCATTGCTGTCAGTGGTCAAGAACGTGAAGACGCCGACCCTGATCATGACGGGGGAAGAGGACTATCGGACCCCGATGTCGGAGTCGGAGCAGTACTACAAGGCCCTCAAGCTGCTCGGGGTCGAGACGGTGTTGGTTCGGGTTCCGGGTGAATCGCACGGCATTTGGGGACGGCCCAGCCACGGGATGGCGAAGCTGACGACGATGCAGGGCTGGTTCGACCAGCACCGGTCGCAAGTGCCGTAG